The genomic stretch TTAGTAATTACAAGTGATTTAAAATGAAATGAATGAATTAACTATCAAGAACTTGGTATTAAAATTATAGAAATTCCGCATCTTGTTGAAGAAGTTTTTGCTAACCAAATTTTTCAGGATTTAACTAAGATTTTAATACCAGAGCAAATTCATATTAAAAAAATTAATTTACCATATAAAAATTTAATTTAACTATAATTATTTAAGAAGGTTTTGATGTCTAGAAAATTTACGATCAAACGTATTTTGATCTTTATTATCCAATTATTTATTTCAGGTAGTTATTTTGCTGGTATGATACTATTAACCAACTTTATTCATTACCAGCTAATTTGGCTTTTACTTATTTTTATTTATATTTTAAATGTTGTAACAACATTTATTATTCATGCACAAAATAGAAATAACCAAGCTAAATTTAGTTGACTTTACTTAGTTTTATTTGTGCCAATTTTTGGACATGTAATTTTCTTTGTGTTTGGACTTGATTTAAAAAATAAGCTTGCTAAAACTTTGGATAAATTGCCAGAATATAAAATATCATATTATTCAGATATTCCTGCTTCGATTATTGATTCAACAAACCCAGTTATTCAAAAAATGATTTTAAAACGGAAAACATTAATGTATGATGCTAATGTTGAAATTGTTACTGAAGGATATGAATTTTATAAAAAATTAATTAAAAACTTAAAACAAGCTACAAAAAGTATTTTTATAGTAACTTATATTATTAAAAATAGTGAAATAGCTAAAGAAATTACCGAAATTTTAAAACAAAAACAAAAAGAAGGTGTTGAAATTAAGTGATTAATAGATGATTTTGGGGCTATTGGTAAGCAACGTAAGCATATTAAT from Mycoplasmopsis bovirhinis encodes the following:
- a CDS encoding phospholipase D-like domain-containing protein — its product is MSRKFTIKRILIFIIQLFISGSYFAGMILLTNFIHYQLIWLLLIFIYILNVVTTFIIHAQNRNNQAKFSWLYLVLFVPIFGHVIFFVFGLDLKNKLAKTLDKLPEYKISYYSDIPASIIDSTNPVIQKMILKRKTLMYDANVEIVTEGYEFYKKLIKNLKQATKSIFIVTYIIKNSEIAKEITEILKQKQKEGVEIKWLIDDFGAIGKQRKHINKLIKTNLLKIKIIGKIYYPFINFSSFTRNHQKFFIIDSKKVFSGGNNISDEYASLAPKYGHWIDVNYIIQGPYINSYVLHFFKLWHLIAKEKIEN